From Geotalea uraniireducens Rf4:
GCGCAATACCGATGAGGCGTTGCTTTTCTTCAATGCGTTGACGGATGACGTCGATAGTATCTGTCGAAGCGATTTGGAACGATTACAGCTAATCTTCCAGAAGAACAGGACCAAAGCGCTCAAACGACTCAAGCCCGGTTTGCGCGAAAAAGCGCCGAAGCCCTTGCGTGATTTGTATTTGCGGATAATCAACGCCCCATCCATATTCAATCCTTCGAGCAATGACATCGACCTTTTCACCCCCCTGTCGGACTTTGCCCGGAGATCTTTCGACGTCAAAATTGCTGCCGTAACAAACCTGGTGTCCCTGGCGCGACAGGAACAAGAAATCGAGGCCCAGCACCGGTTAAGGATCGCGGTCAAACATTTCCGTTACCGGATGGAAATCCTCTCCCACCTGCTGGGAGCCGATTACCAGCCACTCCACACGGCGGTCAAAGGTTACCAGGATGTGCTGGGAAGAATGCACGATCTGGATGTCTTTGCCGAAATCATCAGGGAAGCGGGCTTCCCCCCCGCGGTTGAAGATTTGGTTCGAAAATGCATGGTTGAGAAAAGGAAAAACCTCTTCTCCGATTTCACGGGAATGCTTGAGACAATGCCGATTGCCCTGATCGGCGAGCGGGTAAGGAATACTTTGTGAAACAAAACAGACTGGCAGCCATCGATATCGGTACTAATTCCATCCGCTGCATCGTGGTGGAAGTGGACAAGCCCGGCTCATTCAAGGTACTGGATGACGAGAAAGCGACCGTGCGTCTTGGGGAAGGCATCGCCAAAGACAGGGCAATATCCGAAGCAGCTTGGCAACGGGCCATGGACGCCCTTTCCCGGATGAATAAGATTGTCGACGGCTATGGGGTGATGAAAGTGGAAACCATCGCCACCAGCGCAGTGCGCAGGGCAGCCAATGGCGACGCCTTTGTCAAGGCCGTTGCCGACCGGATCGGTCTGCACATCTCCGTCATCAGCGGCGAGGAAGAGGCGGAACTGGCCGCCATGAGCGTTCTCCATAATTTCGATATGGAAGGAACCCGCTATACCATGGTCGATATCGGCGGCGGCAGCGTGGAGATCATCACGGCACTGGGCAGCCATATCGAGGAGATTTATTCTTTAGAGTTGGGGGCCGTCGTCCTGACGGAAAAGTTTATCACCGCCGATCCGATAAGGAGCCGGGAATACCTGAACTTGCGCAAACACATCCGCAAAACCATCAAAGCCGTTTTTACCGGCGAAAAGATGCCGGTTCAGTGCCTCCTTGGCTCAGGCGGAACCATGACCTCCATAGGAGCCATGGTAATGGGGATGAGAAAAGAGGGGTACGGCTCCGTTCATGGCTATGAGGTCCTCCGCTCCGAGGTGGTGCATCTCCTCGCCATGCTCCTGAGAAAGGACCTGAAAGGAAGGAGGTCGCTGGCAGGCCTGAATCCCGACCGGGCGGACATAATCGTGGCCGGCGTGACCGTGGTGGACGAACTGATGGAATTTTTCAATACGAATCTATTGAAGATAAATGAACAGGGCATCCGCGAGGGGCTGATACTGAAAAGCCTGAAAAAACATAACCTCATGCCCGCGGGGAGAATACCGAGAAATTGGCGGGAATCGGCCCTTGAGTTTGCGCGATCCTGCCATCACGACGAAGAACATTCCTTGCAGGTGGCAAGATTATCCATGGAGATTTTTGACGAGGTTGCCTCAGCGTTCGGCCTTAACGAGAAGCACGGGCAGATGCTCGAAGCAGCGGCGCTTGTGCATGACGTCGGCTATTTCATCAGCTATTCGAGTCATCACAAGCATACCTATCACCTCGTCCGGCATGCGGACCTGTTCGGCTTCACGCCGCGGGAACGGGAAATCATCGCCAATATTGCCCGCTATCACCGCAAATCCCTGCCGAAGAAAAAGCATGAGAGCTTCGCCAGGCTTGCACCCCGGGACAGGCTCCTGGTCAAGAGGCTCGGCGGCATCCTGCGGCTTGCAGACGGTCTTGATCGCCGCAGGAACAGCCTGGTGAAAGGGCTCGACTGTTCGCTTTCCCCGTCCACCTTCATGGTCAGGCTTGCAGGAGGGGACGATGTGTCCGTCGAACTCTTCGGCGGCAAAAATAAAGGCGATCTTTTTGAAGAGGCGTTCGAAAGAAAGCTTTTGCTGGTCCCAACCCCGACGGTTGATTGACCCTGAACCTCTAACGATCATGACGACAACCTGCCGGCAGATACCGGATGACTCCGATCGCGACTCAAATCGCTAAGCAGCATTCAGCTTCGTCATCCTTAATGAGTATGAGCCGTTCTTACCGCTGCCGTCCTGTCGGGCGATGACAACACCGAGGTCGTCAGCTTTGATCCATCGCCGGCACTTCTTGTGCGAATCCTCAAAGTCGATCACTTTACACATGAGCCGCACCCCGTCCACATCCACTTCTTCATTTCTTACGTATCGATAACTGCGAGTCAGCACTTCAAGATTTTCCAGATCGAGGACTCGCAGAGACATCTTCTCGCCCGGTTTTTTCATGGCGACTTCGGGACATTCCATGGTGGTATAGTCGTATTTCTTCCGCTCGATGGCCACCGTTCTGCGGGAACCTTTTTCGCTGACTTCAAACTGGAACAGCCCGTTTTCCAGTTTACCCTCCACCTGCAGGCTGGATTTATTTTCTTTGGCCGTGTGCTTGTATTGGAACGCGCCGTCGTTCCCTACCAAAGCTTCTTCCTTCCCGACGAGAGAGTATGAGTAGAAGACGAGGTTTGCATTGACTCGTGTGGCGGATTCGAATTTGAGGATCTTTTTGCCTGTGGCGGGAACAAGGGAGCAGACCGTCTTCAATTCGCCGACCCTGAACCCTCGGGCAAAGATGGCGTAACTAGATTCCCGTGTTTCCGGTCCTGTACTGGCAACGCTCCCTGTGACGCAGGCAATCATGAGAATGCAGGCAATTACATTATTCAACCGGATTTGAAGACGCTTCTTCAGCCGTAAAGCGGCTGTTCCCCCCTGGTTTTCAGACAATTCCACTATCAATCACCCTCTTCCATTACAGGCAGATTCAGGGAACGTTTTTTGAATTCTTCAAAGGCAAATTCCCTGCCACAGGTAATGCAGACGAATCGCTGCCCGGCTTTGACTTGCTTCCTCAACCGGTATGTGATTTCAGTGTTGCATGCCGGACAAATCATGCGCCAACCTCCTGGAATAATTTGTGATCAATTGATTTAATGTCCTCTACAAATATTAAATTCTTGTGAAGGCCGTGTTAATGTTCTGCAACAACTGTAACGGCGCCGCTATGTACAGGAAATCAGTTCATTCGACAATTGAATGCTTATGAGGAAATATTGCATTGCTGTTTATTATGCGCCGCCTGCAGCAGAGTAGATAAACTGACCAACAGCAATAAATTGCATCAATAAACATAATTTTCACATGCCTGTTTCATGATTTGCACATTTATATGGGAGAATAACATGCAATAAATGCGGGACAATTCGGCATTGGGCCCCGCGAATGGCGTTTATGCAGCTATACCAGCCGGCAAATATGGAAATGACAGGGGCGAAAAATGACATGTCCGAAATGCAAAGCCAAAATTGGAATTACACGACAGCAGTTTATTACTGACTCGGGTCTGGCAGCCGGCATTATCTGCTACATGTGCGGCAACTGGATACAGGAATTTCCGGAAGAATCCGAGCGTTTTGTCCGGCGACAAATATCGACGCACTCCGCCTGAAACCCGTTCAGCGTCTCTTTGAATTACTGAAGAATGAGTGGAAGCAGCGTGGTTCCGTGCGGCTGGAATTTGAGAAAATCATTTGACGTCTTGCCCTAGGAGCCAGTCGGACTTAGGGAATCGTAACGAGAGAATGGCAAATCGAGGACAGATTATCGGAAATTTGAGAGCGAATAGTGGACCTATTTGTCGAAAATTTCCGGGAATATGGGCCGATTTTCCGTTCTCGCAGTAGATTCACTCCTAAGTCCGACAGGCTCCTGATATCCACAGATAATTTTCCCCACCGCAACACAGCCGTAACCCTCTCCGTTCATAATGAGAAGAAACAAGGCTCTTGCAAAACGTCATGAGGATGCCGGGATGCAAGGCGCAAGCGAGCGAGCGGCAACACCGCAAAGCGGTCCCGCAGTGGTTTTGCAATAGCCTCAACCGTAAGGAGAAATTATGAACGCATCGGTTATCCCGTTTGTGCAGAAAACTATCGGCAACCACCCGGCTATTCTGGGTGTCGTCACTGCCGCAACCGGAATTCTCCGCCAGATGGCCATCAAGCCGTTCACTCCAAAAAACCGGCGTCGCGAATTCAAGCTCAAAGATCGGGTTGCAAGCATGCACGCAACCCGTGCCCAGATATTCAAGGAAAAGGGATCCGGCTCCACACCCACCATCATCGTCGGCGGTTTCGTCCCCGACGCTACCGAGTTAGTGGAATTCCAGCGTCCCCTCTTCAGGGAGTACGGCAGCATCTACTACATAAACTACCCGCGCAACGGCTTTTCCTCGGCGATGTTTTTTGCCCAACTGGCAGATCTTATCGAGGACATCAACCTACGCGGCAAAAAGCCGGTGCTCTTCGGGGTCAGTTTCGGCTGCGGCCTGCTGGCCTGCTTCCTGCGCGAATGCGCCGAGGCAAAGGATCTCAAAATCAGGGGGGTGGTCATGGCCAGCCCGGTGCTCTGCACCGAAGACCTGATCCGGCCGGAACGGGACAAGAGCGGCGGCGTCAGGATGCTGGAGAGCAACCTTAAACGTATTCTCAAGGCGAATCCGGCCGGCGGCGAAGAAGTAAGCAGACAGATTGACCGGGCGCGCCGCTGCTTTCAGGCGCTTTTCGAAGCCGGCGCGGAAAACCGGCGATTGTCGAGCAGACACCTCTCCATCAGGAGAAAGATCATGGAAGTCATCGGCTCAACCTCTTCCTCCGGCGGCTACGAGCGGGTCCTGGCCCTCAAACAGTTTGCGCAGCCGGGGGGGGATCTGCCGATCTTCACCGGCCCGGCCCTGACGCTCCTGGCGGAACAGGAAGACAACCTGCTCGTCCCGACCTCGCCGACACTGGCTGCCCTGCGCGACCCGGCAAAAAGCAGACAGCTCTTCCCGCGCGGCAAGGTAAGGCAGGTCATATCCCACTCGCCGGACGATGCCGTTGCCCACGCCTCGCTGATTTTTCACCATCAATACTACAATCCGCTCATCGAAACCTGGTATGACAAGCTGCTGGCGCCCATGCTCTTTGCGGTGGTATAATGAAAACCATACCCATGCTTCGTGACCTTTCCGCACCGTTCCTCGACCGGTTTCTGAAAACCGGCGCCACCGTCCTGGCCAACCGGTTTCTGGCCCAGGACCCTTACCTGGCCCAGCGAAACATTCTGGCCCGGCTCCTCGCCCGCGGCAGCGTCACCCGTTTCGGCAGGGACTACGGTCTGGCCGAACTCGTGCCGCTTCCCTTTGCCGAAGCCTACCGCCTCTATCGGCAGCGGGTCCCGATCAGGACCTACAGCGATTTCTGGACGGACTATTTTGCCGCTTCGTGCCGTGAAATCAGTGGACGTCGGCAATTATTCCTTGAAAACGAGACCTGGCCGGGCAAGATCCCCTTCTTCTGCGAAACGTCGGGCACCACGGCTCCGAGCAAGTACATCCCATTTTCCCGGGAGATGTTTGCCGCCAACCAGCGGGCCGCACTCGACCTCACTGCCACGTACCTCAATGCCAATCGCAGCAGCCGCCTCTTTCAGGGAAAACTCCTCTACATGGCGGGCAACACCGACCTCACCGACATGGGTGACGGTGTCCTGAGCGGCGACATGAGCGCCATTACCCTTCGCTACCGGCCGGCGTACCTGAATCCGTTCATCGCCCCCGACCCTGTAACCGCTGCCCTGCCCTGGGAAGAAAAGCTGGAAAAGCTGGCGCACCTTCTCCTCACCAATCGTAACATCAGGGGGATATCCGGCGTCCCCCCCTGGATCATTCTCCTGCTGAAACGTTGCGCGGAACTTGGAAGCCGCCCTCTCCCCGAGTTGTTGCCAAACCTGGAACTGATCATTCACGGCGGAACAAGCCTCAAACCGTATCGGCAGGAGTTCGACGAGCTGTTTCCCCTGCGCATGCCCAACTTCCTGGAACTGCTCCCCTCATCGGAAGCGTTCATGGCCTTCCAGCTCCATGGCGAAGGACAGATGCGGCTTGCCCCGTACTACGGTGTATTCTTCGAGTTTGTTCCCTGTGAAATGCTGAATGAGCGGGGTGTACCGGCCCCGGACGCCCCCGCCGTACCGCTGGAAGAGACCGAAACCGGCCGGCGCTACGCGGTAATCCTTACCACCTGTGCCGGGCTCTGGCGCTACCATATAGGCGACACCATTCGCTTCACCTCCCGCGCCCCCCTGTTCATCGAATTCACCGGCCGCGACAAGTTCCTCGACCGGTTCGAGGAAAAAGTGACCCAGGGAGAAGTGGAAGCTGCGGTGGCCGGGCTGAACAACATCCCGGGGATCGATATCCGCGAGTTCATCGTCGGTCCGGAGATAGCGGAACGTCGTCATCTCTGGGTGCTCGCCCTGGGCCGGGACAGCCAAAACAGCGACATCGACCTGGCGAAGCGCCTCGACGATGCCCTCATCACTATGAACGCCGACTACGCAACGTTCCGCAACCAGGGAAGGATCAAGGCGCCGGTGGTTGTCGGTGTGGAAGAAGGGCTCATTTACCGGTGGTCGAAAGAGGTACGGGGCAAACTTGGCGGACAGAGCAAGATCCCCCACATCGATCCGACGGTGGAGGGAGAACTGGTGAGAAGCCTCGTAGAGTTCAGCCGGGAGTCATGCGAAGACATCGCTGGCTGCAAGGTTGCGATCTAAAAAAGGTAATCCCTCATTTGCAGCAACGCAAACCGGAGCCGACTGATGCAATTTAACAGATGCGCCCTGAAACTCACCGAAACAGTCGGCAAGCGCCTCAAGGATATATTCCAATGCGGACTCACTCCCCATAAGCTGGCTCTGACCATCTGCCTTGGAATTGCCGTCGGCATTCTCCCCATCTTCTGGGGAACGACCCTGATTTGCGCTGCCCTCGCGTTCTTCCTGAGACTCAATCAGGCGGCCATCCAGGCGGTAAACTACATGGCTTATCCGCTACAGCTGGCACTTTTTTTCCCCTTTTACCGTCTGGGAGAAAGGGTTTTCCCATGGGAGAAACCCCTTTCCCCTGAAATGGCCAGCGGCGGACTCCACGGCGGTTTTACTGCAACGATCACTCACCTGGGCGGAGCTGCCCTTAAGGCAGTGGCCGCTTGGCTCATAACTGCGCCACCAGCAACCATTCTCATTTATCTGCTGCTGCTCGCGATCTTCAAAAAGAAATACCGACGGCAACTTCTCAGAAAACAGTCCGGTGAGGGCAATCTGCCGGCATCGGAACCGCTCCATGTCGTGTAATCAATGGCAGCCGGCAATTCCATAAAAAATTAAAATTCAGCTGTCGGTTTTTATTTTCAATATAGACAACAAGTTGTCACGTTGTTTACATGTTTAAACTTTAATATTTCCGATGTCATCTGCGATACACAGATTTATCCAGCAGTGTCCGGTTAGATAATTGCACTGGCATCAAAAGCTGTGAAAACTATCTTTTTGCACCCTCCCCCAGCCCCTCCCATCGAAGGGAGGGGAGCTTTTATTCCCTCTCCCTTGGTGGGAGAGGGCTAGGGAGAGGGGGGGATGTGTCGGCTGCAAAAACCTAACCGGACACTGCTGAGATTTATCGGATATAACAGACTGCTTCGACATGAAAGGAAGAAGTTAATGACGTACAGCAGTACAAATAATAAATTTATCGGCCCCAAACAAAAAAGCCAGGTAATCAGAGTTGTAAGAAAAATGTTCGTCACAGAAGATAACCTCCACGAGATCAAGGGCCTCATATCCGCGGAACAGCATGAGAAGATCAACCCGGGAGATATCATCAGCGTCATCCTTTTTTATAATAATTGTAATGGGACACACGGCGTAGTGACCATCTGGCATAACAAATTCATGGCCGCCATAAATATGATGGAAAATGATCTGTTTGGCGAATGGGACGAAAAAAACAAGGTTGTCATTACTGAAGAAAAAGAGATGGCGTGGACCATTCATGGTGAAGAATTATCAGGAAGAATCGCATTTGATATATATGGTTTCGAGGGGATATTCTCCTGTGGACGATTCTTCCGTTCGAGCACGACGCATTCCTACCACCCTTTGAAAACACCGGAATGGAAAAAAATAAATTAATACAAATTTCAGATACTCGTCGTAAAGATGTAACAATCCGCTGTTATTGTCTGTTCCATCGATAACATGACCATCGGCAAAGATCAGCGGATGCTCTCAGTCAGGCAGTAAAATATTTAGCAGGCAGAGATGAAATTAATGGAAAAACTCAACAATCTGATCGAAATTCTGAGAGCTCTGATCAAAAGCGAATTCACCGGCTATATCAAGGTGAATTTCAGCCAGGGCGGCATCTGCAGAATCGAGAAGTTTGAAGAGATCATGAAGAACAACAACAAGCAATCCGGCTGATTACCGACGCAACATAACCAAATAGCAGGGTACTTTGCCGACCTACCCAGTAGGCCCCGGAAAGCCCGAATCGAGATGTGCCACGTGCGCTTGATTTGGGCTTTTTTGTTATCAGGCAGACGGGACTCAAGTAAAAGGGGGTGGAAACGGCAAACAAGCCTGAAACATTGAGTCGGCAGGCCAGCGATGGCCCGAACCAACTTCTAGATAAAGCCAAAACCCGGGTAACCGGGTGACGGAAAGCCACGGGCCCTGCGAATGGGCAGCCGGGTTGCCTGGGGGGATCGGCAGCACACGTTAATTCAAAGCAAGAAATTAACAATCACCCAAGGAAGCATTATTAAAAAGGAGATGAAAAAATGAAGAAAAAAATGATTACCCTTCTCGCAGCAGCCATGCTCACCATGAGCGCCGCAAGCAGCGCCATGGCCGCCTTCGCACAGGGCGACCTGATCCGCGTCGTTTACGACACCTTGGGGACCAAGGAAATCGCCACCAACCTCGGCTCCGTATCCGCCCTCACCTCCTACGCCAACGGCTCCATCCTCGGCGGCGGCATCGACGCCACAACCCTCGCCCAGTTCGGCGGCAGCTCTTACTCCGACCTGCGCGTAGCCTATTTTTCCAACGACAACGCAACGAGTTCGGCCTGGGTTTCCGGTACCGGCGACCTGTCCACGACCACCGCTCCCACCAACGGCTCGCTCAAATATGGCGGTTATAAAACAAATTTCGCCTCGACCATCAACCAGTACAACCTGTTCCTTTCGGCTGACGGCAAAGTCGCGACGCTTGACAACAAGAGCCTCACCAACTCCTTCTTCAATAAGATGGACAATAAAGGCGCTGCGACAGGCGGCTTTGCAAACTTTCTTCCGACCAAGCCCGCAGGCGGGGTCGTGAGCCTGGCAGCCCTGGCAACGACCGGTTATGTTGACCAAGCGCTCTACACCTGGGGCAGCACCATCTCCAACTCGGCTAATCTCGGCGTGCGCGTCGGCGACGTCCAGAAGCTGACCCTGCGCACCTTGGCCGACGGGTCCACGGCCATCATGACGAATGCGGCCTCTACCCCGATCCCCCCCGCATTCCTGCTGATGGGCTCCGGCCTCCTCGGCATGGTCGGCATCCGCCGCAAGATGACGGCGTAACAGCGGCTGACATCGGCCACAAGGGGGCAGCCGGTGCTGCCCCTCATGAATTACTCGAAACCTGACACAATTGCATCACCAACAAAAAAGGAGAACTACAATGAAGAAGAGCATGAAAACCCTCGCCCTGTCCGCCGCAATGCTGGCCATGGGCGCCACCGCCAACGCCGCAGTGATCGACCTGAACATCTACGGCGCCTCCGCCGAGTTCCTCTTCTGGAACGCCGCGGCCCCCGGCTTTCTCACAAGCGTCCGCGGCTGCAGCGCCACCTCGCAGACCACTTCCGCTGACGGCAAGCACGAAATCACCCAGGGAACCGGCTGCGACGGCGGAGCCAATACCATCAACCTCCGCTACAGCGCCAAGGCATCCTATGACGGCATCTACGCCGTCGGCAACAAATACGACCCTACCGTTGTCGCCCCCGCTACGCAGCAGTGCCCTGGTCTGCCCGGTCAGCGCAAGATGGTAAACGGCGCCGGCAATAACGGCACCTCCTGCCAGGAAGTCCACCTGGGCGCATCCGACGTGTCCGGCGAAGCCTTTACCCAGTCTTCCGAAGGCCAGGTCTACGGCATGCGCAATGGCGGATACGTTACCAGGTACTTCTCCGGCGTCCCGACCACCGGCCTGACCTCCTACCAGCCGGTAGTGGTTCCCTTCGGCTTCTTCGCCAACAACGCCATCAAAGTTGAGAAATGCGTCGGCGGCGCTGCTGACGGCGCCCTCTGCACCGCCGCCACCGCTGCTGCCGATTGCGGCACCGGCAGCGTCTGCACCCAGAAAACCATCGACAACATCACCCGCGAGATGGCCGTCCAGATCTTCAGCGGCAACATCCTGAGCTGGAAAGATTTCGGCGCCTCCTACTCGGTTGCCGGCGACCCGACCAACTCTGTCTATGCCTGCCTCCGTCACGCCGGCTCCGGCACCCACGCCACCTTCGACAAGGCGGTTTTCGCCGGCATTGCCAACCCGATTTCCGGCTTTGAAAACACCTCTTCTTCCCCTTACGCCTACTTCAACGACGGCGGTTCGGATGAGATCAAGTGTGTGAACGGCAACATCGGCTCGGGCACCGGCTCCGCCATTGGCGCCATCGGCTATGCCGACGCCGACCAGTCCGTCGGGGTTTCCGGCAGCAGCCAGAACGTGGTCGCCATCAAGTACAACGGTCTTGCAGGCCGCCGCAGCGCCATCCGCAACGGCGCCTATGACTTCTTCTCCAACCAGTGGCTCTATGAGAACCCGACTAAAACCCCGTCCACTTCAGCCCAGCACACCCTGATCACCCAGTTGGTCAACTTCGCTTCCGACCCGACCCACATCCCGGCTTCCAAGGCCAATTTCTGGGCCGCAGCTTCCGAGATGACCTACAACAAGGCAGACGACAGTGCCTATCCGGCTTACGTTGGCGCAACCACTCCGATGATTCCCTAGTAGAACCTCCTTCATCTGCAATGTAATTTCAGGGCCTCGTTCGAGGCCCTTTTTTTATTCACTTCCGATTTAATACCACCCGAACAGTTATCAAGCATGTTGAATTCCCTGAATGCACAGACTTTCCATTCGCAAACAGAATTATCAACGGAACAAATCCCCCTCCATCCCCCTTTGCTAAGTGGGAAGTGATCTTCGTACCCCGAATTAACACTATCTTTGTTTCGGGTATAGTTCATTTTGCGTCAGCAGTGTCCGGTTTTTGCTTACGTCCCGTGGGGACAGAATGCTGGTAGCCGGAGAATTCATTCCCCGGTCATCGCGGCAAATTTCATCACGTCACGTACGTGAAGTGGGGATATTCTGGAATCTGTTCCGGGGGATGAATCCCCCGGCTACATGCGAACGCCCCTAATGGGGCTAAAAAAACTTGATGCAAAGACCTAACCGATGATTTTGCGTAACTATTCAGCACGGCGAAGTAACGGACTGGTTTTTCAGGAGCGTGGGCATCTTGCTCATGTTTAGGGCGGGTTTATGCCCGAATACGGTTTGCTTGTAACCAATTCAAGCGATACATCCGCTTGAAACGCAGGCAGGATGCCCACGCTCCTGGATATGCTTAATAGTTACGAATTTCTTCACGTTCTTTGCGACTTTGCGTGAACAAATGTTTTTCTAGGTTGAAAAAACCCGTACCGGCAATACCGGTACGGGTTTTTTCGAAACGTCACAGAAATTTATAAGGATGTGCAGCGCGTTATTTCTTCTGCGGCGGATAATAGCTGTTCATCGGCCGCCTGGTGCGATTCAACACCAGCCCCAGGATCTTATCCGGCGGCAGCATCCCCAGCGCCCGGTTGATGTCGTCGACAGCTGTCTCCCCTTCCCTAACCGTTACCAGGATAGTGTCGACAAGGGGGGTAAAGGCAAGTGCATCGGCTGTGGCCAGGACCGGCGGCACGTCGAAGATGACGAGCCGGTCGGGATAACGGTTCTTCAAGTCGGCCACCAGTTCCTTCATCCGGGGCGAACCGAGCAGCTCGCTGCTGTCGCTGATGGTCCGTCCGCCGGAAATCAGGGTCAGCTTTTCGATTCCCGGCCAGACCATCAGT
This genomic window contains:
- a CDS encoding alpha/beta hydrolase, with the translated sequence MNASVIPFVQKTIGNHPAILGVVTAATGILRQMAIKPFTPKNRRREFKLKDRVASMHATRAQIFKEKGSGSTPTIIVGGFVPDATELVEFQRPLFREYGSIYYINYPRNGFSSAMFFAQLADLIEDINLRGKKPVLFGVSFGCGLLACFLRECAEAKDLKIRGVVMASPVLCTEDLIRPERDKSGGVRMLESNLKRILKANPAGGEEVSRQIDRARRCFQALFEAGAENRRLSSRHLSIRRKIMEVIGSTSSSGGYERVLALKQFAQPGGDLPIFTGPALTLLAEQEDNLLVPTSPTLAALRDPAKSRQLFPRGKVRQVISHSPDDAVAHASLIFHHQYYNPLIETWYDKLLAPMLFAVV
- a CDS encoding type 2 periplasmic-binding domain-containing protein, translating into MKKSMKTLALSAAMLAMGATANAAVIDLNIYGASAEFLFWNAAAPGFLTSVRGCSATSQTTSADGKHEITQGTGCDGGANTINLRYSAKASYDGIYAVGNKYDPTVVAPATQQCPGLPGQRKMVNGAGNNGTSCQEVHLGASDVSGEAFTQSSEGQVYGMRNGGYVTRYFSGVPTTGLTSYQPVVVPFGFFANNAIKVEKCVGGAADGALCTAATAAADCGTGSVCTQKTIDNITREMAVQIFSGNILSWKDFGASYSVAGDPTNSVYACLRHAGSGTHATFDKAVFAGIANPISGFENTSSSPYAYFNDGGSDEIKCVNGNIGSGTGSAIGAIGYADADQSVGVSGSSQNVVAIKYNGLAGRRSAIRNGAYDFFSNQWLYENPTKTPSTSAQHTLITQLVNFASDPTHIPASKANFWAAASEMTYNKADDSAYPAYVGATTPMIP
- a CDS encoding CHAD domain-containing protein, whose protein sequence is MMQVEGTTPLWIAARVLLYERVDDFFRRRDNVFKAFDPEDIHDLRVSSRRLREGLTLFAPCYEPKNITRLIKTVKRVTRLLGEMRNTDEALLFFNALTDDVDSICRSDLERLQLIFQKNRTKALKRLKPGLREKAPKPLRDLYLRIINAPSIFNPSSNDIDLFTPLSDFARRSFDVKIAAVTNLVSLARQEQEIEAQHRLRIAVKHFRYRMEILSHLLGADYQPLHTAVKGYQDVLGRMHDLDVFAEIIREAGFPPAVEDLVRKCMVEKRKNLFSDFTGMLETMPIALIGERVRNTL
- a CDS encoding Ppx/GppA phosphatase family protein, with amino-acid sequence MKQNRLAAIDIGTNSIRCIVVEVDKPGSFKVLDDEKATVRLGEGIAKDRAISEAAWQRAMDALSRMNKIVDGYGVMKVETIATSAVRRAANGDAFVKAVADRIGLHISVISGEEEAELAAMSVLHNFDMEGTRYTMVDIGGGSVEIITALGSHIEEIYSLELGAVVLTEKFITADPIRSREYLNLRKHIRKTIKAVFTGEKMPVQCLLGSGGTMTSIGAMVMGMRKEGYGSVHGYEVLRSEVVHLLAMLLRKDLKGRRSLAGLNPDRADIIVAGVTVVDELMEFFNTNLLKINEQGIREGLILKSLKKHNLMPAGRIPRNWRESALEFARSCHHDEEHSLQVARLSMEIFDEVASAFGLNEKHGQMLEAAALVHDVGYFISYSSHHKHTYHLVRHADLFGFTPREREIIANIARYHRKSLPKKKHESFARLAPRDRLLVKRLGGILRLADGLDRRRNSLVKGLDCSLSPSTFMVRLAGGDDVSVELFGGKNKGDLFEEAFERKLLLVPTPTVD
- a CDS encoding DUF2062 domain-containing protein — translated: MQFNRCALKLTETVGKRLKDIFQCGLTPHKLALTICLGIAVGILPIFWGTTLICAALAFFLRLNQAAIQAVNYMAYPLQLALFFPFYRLGERVFPWEKPLSPEMASGGLHGGFTATITHLGGAALKAVAAWLITAPPATILIYLLLLAIFKKKYRRQLLRKQSGEGNLPASEPLHVV
- a CDS encoding GH3 family domain-containing protein produces the protein MKTIPMLRDLSAPFLDRFLKTGATVLANRFLAQDPYLAQRNILARLLARGSVTRFGRDYGLAELVPLPFAEAYRLYRQRVPIRTYSDFWTDYFAASCREISGRRQLFLENETWPGKIPFFCETSGTTAPSKYIPFSREMFAANQRAALDLTATYLNANRSSRLFQGKLLYMAGNTDLTDMGDGVLSGDMSAITLRYRPAYLNPFIAPDPVTAALPWEEKLEKLAHLLLTNRNIRGISGVPPWIILLLKRCAELGSRPLPELLPNLELIIHGGTSLKPYRQEFDELFPLRMPNFLELLPSSEAFMAFQLHGEGQMRLAPYYGVFFEFVPCEMLNERGVPAPDAPAVPLEETETGRRYAVILTTCAGLWRYHIGDTIRFTSRAPLFIEFTGRDKFLDRFEEKVTQGEVEAAVAGLNNIPGIDIREFIVGPEIAERRHLWVLALGRDSQNSDIDLAKRLDDALITMNADYATFRNQGRIKAPVVVGVEEGLIYRWSKEVRGKLGGQSKIPHIDPTVEGELVRSLVEFSRESCEDIAGCKVAI